Part of the Engystomops pustulosus chromosome 4, aEngPut4.maternal, whole genome shotgun sequence genome is shown below.
GCTTGTCTTACTGGAGTTAGCAAACAATGTCCCTACACACAGAGACAGGTTAACTTCTCTATAGCTGATCTTCTAGATGACAGCTGTCCATAGGAGTAAGGGGTATATACTACAGCCGCTCAGTAAGTGACAAAATATACAACGCTGTCCCAGGTTGGATTTTTATATAGGAAACATTAAAACTAAACCATTATACATCATGCTGATGGAGGACAAGATGACACATTGTGAGGTATCAGAGCAGCCAGCATGGTTTCACAACCCTGATGGGAGAGTAGCGTTCCACCTCCTGCAATCCTTAAAATAACCACAGACCTTACAGAGGTTTCTTAAGATGCTTTCCAAACTGAGATAAATGTTCAAGTAGTTTAAGTAgcaccttgtttttttttttgtgtttccgtgTTATAAAGTGCAGTACAAGACCTTAACTCAGGGGTGGAAACAGGCCAATTTACACTGCTGGATGGTATAGAGCTACACTAGTAAGAGCACATTGAATACAACACTTTACAACTGGGAGTGGAAGGGCTGATGCAAATGGTGGTGAATGTGATAACCAGTTGGATTTTGGGGTCTTGATAACTTTCCCCGAGTTAAACTGCATTGTGGGTCATAGGTATCATAACCAGTCAAAAGAACAGAGGAGCAAAAAGGCTCCCAGTTCTGTATGCATGCAAAGCAACTCATAAGTGGGCATCGTTGTCAGGACCAGAAGAGGAGTGGATAGAGAGGCATAGAAGAAAGGCACTCCAAAAGATGCTAAATAAAAGCAGACTCAAACTGTAAGCAAACACTGAGCAGCTTCCCACCAATGGGATTGGGGATGCTTTCCAAAAGCTGAAATGTACCCATTTTTTTAGTTCCTATTCCATCACACTGCATGATGACCCCAATAGAGTCACCTAAGCACGGTGCCACTTGCCTGGATCACAGAGCATTGATTTACTATTTAGATGATGGGCGCAACCAAAGCAATTGTAAAACGATCCATGGAAAGATATGGAGATGTGGCagaaaaggaaagaaaataaaaacaactgGCAACATAACAAACTCAGATCATGTAGTGTAGTGGGGTCACACATTTCCCAACTATGTGAAATTGAGCTAGGAACAGTGGTTCAGGTAATTTATCCTCTGTGACTGATAGCCTGTGGTGTGATATCACTGTAGTAAAGGGATTATGCCTCCAATTCCCTCTCCTCTGACGGTCAGCCTAGAACCAAGCTGTGTATATGGGGGCTACAGGTGCCATTCTTTGGTGGTTGCAGGGGTGCCACACATCCAATCTCCACCCTGACCACCATTAACACTTTGCTCACAAGGCTTTGGTGACGGCTATGCGAGACCCCAGGTTTTCCTGCAGATAATACAGGAGGTGCAGTTCATAATGTTCTCCTGACTCAGGGACCCGAATACTGTGACGCTCCTGAGGGTAGATCTGTAGAAGAAGAAATCAGGTTACTAGTATCCATTGCATATTACAATATTGTATATTACAATAATAATGTATAATGGACACTTGTGGATTGcatcatacaaacatacataacacaaaaaatagttttacattGCTTACTTGGTACAACACCTTTAAACAGAGTATgctttatccacaggatatggaATAACAAGCTGAGGATTCGACTGCTGAGACCCCACACTGGTCACAATACTGGATCCCCAAAAACTGGGGTCTCTTTCTCACTAATAGGTGGAGCACAGACACTACCATACAATGCTGAAGGCCTTCTCCACCTATTAATAGGCATGTGACCCCTCTGTTCTCTGTAATGCTCAGGGTCCCATACTCATCATTAGTGGGGGTCCAAGCAGTCGGACTGATCTACTGAACAGATTATCGGCCATTCTGTGGGTAGGGGATAACTTGCCAACTTGGTACAACCTCTGTCTTATTTCCTTATAGTTCACAAGACCTTtctttgccatcactgttattcATGGTTGCTTATTTCCATAAGATATGTGTTGCTCATGTGATGATCACACAGCGGTAGGGCTTGTTAAAGATAAGGTACAGACATCAAAGCTGTGCCTTGTAACATGCTGTATCTCTGGGTTTCATTGACGTGACAAAATGATCAGGAAAGGAAGCAAACAATAAAGCATCTGCTTTGAGTAGGTTAGGGAGAGCCTATACAGTGGTATCCGTCTGTAGACGTATATGTCTAGTAGTGTAAGTCACCTTTAAAAAGCGGCAGCTTAAACTAATAAGAAGTCACTCTGCTAGTAAGCAATGACATGCTTTGGTAAGGCAAGCAGCACAGACATTGCTCTAACATACTCCTAGTAAATTCACCCAAACACTCACCTGTAGGTCATACGGCTTCCCACTACGCACTAAGAAACTAAGAAGGATGCTTGTGTGAGCAAAGTGCACATTTTCATCAAGGAATCCATGCAGGAGAAGGAGACGATTTGGtcttaaaaagaaaacaaacaaacataaatgttataaaaaaaatgaaataatagtTGACGAATGTCAAATATTTTAACAGAAGGCTGAAATAAAAATTATACTGATCATAAGCTACAATACAATCTTTAGGCCAGTTTCACAGTGCAGTATATTCAGGTCAGTGTTCTGAATCGGTATTTGGAACCCAAAACCAGAAATGGTTCTTTCAGAcagatgatgaaaaaaaaaaaatcggatacaattGGGTTTGTCTTCCAAATATTGATCCACAATACTGTTGTGTGATACTGGCCTTCACAATGTTACATATACAGTAGTCAAACGTACTCGGAGGGAAATTTTTCTGCCTGCATTGCAACAGAGCCTAGGTAGTAGCCATGTTCATTTTGGTCAGGGTGACCCATGTACCGCTCTGTGTATCCTGTATCATAGAAGATCCAAAGTGTTACGGGAGCTCCGGCAATAGCTACCTGGTATAGAGAAAACGATAGTTACTATCAATTGCTTCAAAAGGCAAAGGACATAAAAATGAAGAGCACTTAATATCCCAATATCCACTGTGGATAGAGAACAAGTGTCTATAGTGGACAAAACTCCTTTAAACAGtggatgaagttttttttttttttttttaaatccactaTTTTTTATTAAACAGTTTTTCAGTTTACAGCATTCACAATAAAACAAATGTGGATGAAGTTTTTACATTAACTTACTCGGAAAATGTCAGGCTTCTGGATCAAAGCCATTAGAGAGAGGTAGCCTCCATATGACCAGCCATGGATACCAACACGGTCAAGGTCTATGAAGCTATGCTTAGCAGCCAGATACTGCAGCCCCTCCACCTGATCATCTATCTCCACTTGACCCTACAGAGAAAGgcaaaatacagattatacacacatcTCTCACATTTCTTTTAGGTAATATGTATTATTAACGAGACACACGCACAGAGCTTTCATACCATCTTGTACTTGAATGCTCCTTCAAACTTGAGTCCACGATGACAGGAGCCTCGATTGTCGATGACAACCACGACATACCCCAATGACGCAAGGGTATTCAGACGGAAATACTTAACACCCTTAAAGCGATTGTTAACAAGCTGAACCTAGAGAGAATATAATAGGTTTTGTTACCATGGAATTCACTCTGCTCATGGAACATTAAACCGGCATTACAAATGTGGTATAAAGTATAGTAAAGACAATCATGCAATCTTACATGAAACTATTATTATCAGATATATGTAAACTGTGTTGTGCATGTTATCCAATAAGGGGATGCAGCATTTGCATTAGAGCTGGTCATTGGGATTAGAGTCAAAGTTGGACCCACACCAAAATCAATATGGATGGCCTATTCTGAGGATAGGTTACCAAAGATTTTAACCCAACAACCCTTCTCTCCAAACTCgtgcacattcagcttagcagAATGCTTAAATCTGGATATAGTACTTGCTATTTCCAGGGTCTTACCTGGGGTCCCCCATAAATGAAGAGGACAGTTGGATATTTCTTCCCAGGCTGCAACTGATGAGGACGATACATCATGCCATAGAGGGTAAAACCTGTCCGACTAGGGAAAGAGAAAATTTCTGGGGCAATGTAGCCAGGAACTGTCCCTATggtagagaaaaaaagaaaatataccaaAAAGGTTAAAAGGCAATTGTAGAATTTCTTAAACTACTTCGATATTGTTCTGCTTTAGTCCTCATCTACACAACCGTAAACATTGGCCACGAGCTATCCACAAAAAGGCAGCTAGCTCTCGGGTGTCAGAGGTCAACTGTTTAACCAACCCCTCTCCCCCATCCTCCACCCAGCCCAGGTTGCATGAGGCCTTTTACAATGAGAAATCAGAGTTCAAATTGTCATCTCACCAGGTGATTCCAGAAGAGTAGCCCAAAATTCTTTATCCTTTTGTGTCGGATCAGACCCGGTGCCTTTGACTTTAAATAGGTGCACGGAATGAGGGAGGGTCTGGCTGCTGTATCTACTGATGAACATATCGCAGTGCTGAAcagagcgggggaaaaaaaaaaaaaaaaaaacacaaataagacATTGCCTGGAATTTCTATAGAATTTTATGGCAGCATTTATTTAAACTCCCATTACAAAAAGATATTTTAGAGACATGTAAATGGCTGGTAACAAGGCACAAATAGGGTCCTTAATGTAGTTCTAAAAAAAGATGACCAAAAAAACCCATCAAAATGCTTCAGGGAAATAGTTACCTTGCTAACACAACAGGAATGGGAGAAGCCAAGGTCTGTGAGTCTCTTCACCTCTCCCGGAGTCTCATAGTTTGCAACATACAGATGATGTTCTAGAGGGGTGTCCTTTGTAGCTTCAAAAAAGACCAGTTTATTGACTTCATCTACCCGAATCTGAGGAATTAGAGACAATTATTAAAGATTAATGACCCTGCATTACAAAACCTGATGGCACTTTTTCCTACTGAGACTTCAAGCTCAGTAGGTCAAGTAAAATCTTTAGGAAATCAGCAGTAGAAGGACATAGCTGGGCCAACCACCAGAACAGCAGGTAGGTAAACTTACTGTAGATCCATGTCTGCCAAGGACCTCCCACTCGCCACTGGTCACGGCCACCTCTTCCTTTACAGGACATCTGAAGTCACCTGAAAGAACAATGTCAAAAACATCAGAAAATTTACCTCATTCACTAAATAATCCCAAAAGTCTCAGAAATCCTGCACAAAATGTTATTGAGTATTTTAAAGATTTAGGGTTTCTTTCATAGAGCTCCTATCACTTTATAGTCTTTATAGTGCACCCAGTAAACCTGTGCAACGCTTAGTcatgagcttttttttttcttttttatacgaTGCAGAATTTTAAAGGACAAAAATTAGGAGTAGTTTCAAAAGGGAAAAGTATAAATCTTTTCACTACATTCCTGCCTCAGACCGAATCTGTTGGATGCATTACTTCTTACCATGGAAGGAATCCAAAACACATTAAATGAGGAGCTCTTGGCTCTGGGGCGGCCAGTCCTCACATCTTAGAGTGATATTTATTTGTAGAGTTGTTTTTTTCCCTGAATCACGCATTTCCCAGAGGGCATTGcataatatattaaaggggtttttgacACAAAAGGACAATTGTCTATTATCTACACAATAGAGTATAAATGTCTGTTTGCTGAGAGTCGAACTTCACAATCACGAGATTTAGTGACCCCTGACCAACCCTATACAGAACGAAACTCTGTCCTatgctccattgacttctataagGCTTCCCAGAAAATATAAAGAATGGCTCTTCCTTGTGCTCCCCTATTTTACTGATCGCCAGGGGGTCCCAGTGGCCAGACTCCCAGCAATCAGACATTTATCCATTCCCTATCCTGACTTTTACCCAGTGCAGTATATAGTTTCCGAATATATCTATGATCACTGAAGGATAAAATTAGTTATTTTTTCTTCTGCGTGTGAAGGCAGTGTGAATATATTACTCTGGTGTCTTGGAAACCAGTTTACATGGTAACAAACGATCCATACATCACCGCGTTCTTATAAGTGGAGCAAACACTGAGCAGAACGCAAAACATATTCAGATTAGAGCCAAGCAATATCGGGAACATTAACATGTCAAGATGTAGAAAGTTACAGCACAACTCACATAGTCCCAGGAGATCAGCTCCTGCTCTACCAGAACTGGCTGCTCTCAATATGCTGGTGATGCGGTAAAGGTGCCGAAATCCTGTCTTGCACTCAGAGGCAAAGAGGAACTGGATTTCATCATCTCGAGTTTGGGGGAAAAAGTACAGGATGTCATGAATCTATAAAAGAGAGCAGAAACATCATTAATAAGGAATGGACAGTGACATAACAGATACCTTAACCTTCTAAGCAACCATCTCCTGGCATTGGACCTAACAAACAAGGTACAAGACAGCAGAGTAGTAACACTATCCAAGAGCACACTGTAATGCTCACCAACAGGGCATAGGAAATGCTGACTGTATGACACCTTGTGAATACTGTGAATGGGTTCAGCTCAACTAAAATATTTCTAATGAAAAGGTTTTCATGTTTCAGTCAGTACAGGAATGTGTTCTAAAAATAATGGCACAGAGATCCATCATATTCTCAATAATGGAGCAGACCGCAAAGCAGACTTTCACACTTTTAGTATTTGACTACCATTTTTATGCAAAAACTAGGAATGGAACCTACAAATATAAAGTATAATGGATTGGTAAAGGTTTGGTCCCCCTACCACTATAAGAATACAAATACATATGCAAAATGATCAAAAACACTGACTGTGTAAAAGAAGCTAGAGCAGAGCTAGTTAATGGAAATCGTCCATCagacttactcatacatccagacaCTGACTGTcgtaatcttctgatatttgttatccatggcttaatTCCTTTTAaagccaacttttaaaattatgcaaacgagtcAGAAGGGTCAAGTGCtataacactgtgcaggagcaatgGGGAGGGCGAGAGTGTAACAGCGTGTGAAGCTAcaacaaggaggggctctggtcatGCCTCCAACGGGAGTTCTGGCTTATTAGGATTATTTGAAAAGTctattttagaagaaaaaaagccatggataacaaatatcagaagattaccagtcacagtgcgaGGATCTatgaggctatattcacactgccgttgcccgcccgtaccgtaccgtagcgggcaacggcagtgtacggggagaggaggaggaggtgagcgcagctcacccccgcccctctccatagcaacctatggcgcacggccccgtattacgggaaaagataggacaggtcctatctttttcccgggtacggaacggtacggtgccgcacgtgtgcggcaccgtaccgctcccgtagggtgccgtgcgcccataggagtgtatgggggacgtatatcggccgtatatacgtcggccgtatatacgtcccccatacgttcgtgtgaatatagc
Proteins encoded:
- the DPP8 gene encoding dipeptidyl peptidase 8 isoform X1, whose product is MLGCNMAAAMETEPVGVEVFESAEQTGGDTKLEPFYVERHSWSQMRKLLADTRKYHGYMMAKAPHSFTFVKRNDPDSPHSDRMYYLGMSMSGENRENTLFYSEIPKNVNRGGVLMLSWKPLLDTFQATPDYGMYSREEELLRERKRIGTVGISAFDYHAKSGTFLFQAGSAIYTVRDGGNRGFTKQSLQPQLLESSCPNIRMDPTICPADPTWMAFVHSNDLWVANVETGEERRLTFVHKDLVGVEEDSRSAGVASFVLQEEFDRYTGYWWCPRNETTPSGGQILRILYEENDESEVEIIHVTSPMLETRRTDSFRYPKAGTANPKVTFKLSEITVDSEGRVLEVIDKELRQPFEVLFTGCEYIARAGWTPDGKYAWAILLDRQQTRLQIVLFPPSLFVAPYKELSEHHRLADSGTECVTPLVIYEETTDIWINIHDILYFFPQTRDDEIQFLFASECKTGFRHLYRITSILRAASSGRAGADLLGLCDFRCPVKEEVAVTSGEWEVLGRHGSTIRVDEVNKLVFFEATKDTPLEHHLYVANYETPGEVKRLTDLGFSHSCCVSKHCDMFISRYSSQTLPHSVHLFKVKGTGSDPTQKDKEFWATLLESPGTVPGYIAPEIFSFPSRTGFTLYGMMYRPHQLQPGKKYPTVLFIYGGPQVQLVNNRFKGVKYFRLNTLASLGYVVVVIDNRGSCHRGLKFEGAFKYKMGQVEIDDQVEGLQYLAAKHSFIDLDRVGIHGWSYGGYLSLMALIQKPDIFRVAIAGAPVTLWIFYDTGYTERYMGHPDQNEHGYYLGSVAMQAEKFPSEPNRLLLLHGFLDENVHFAHTSILLSFLVRSGKPYDLQIYPQERHSIRVPESGEHYELHLLYYLQENLGSRIAVTKAL
- the DPP8 gene encoding dipeptidyl peptidase 8 isoform X2; protein product: MLGCNMAAAMETEPVGVEVFESAEQTGGDTKLEPFYVERHSWSQMRKLLADTRKYHGYMMAKAPHSFTFVKRNDPDSPHSDRMYYLAMSGENRENTLFYSEIPKNVNRGGVLMLSWKPLLDTFQATPDYGMYSREEELLRERKRIGTVGISAFDYHAKSGTFLFQAGSAIYTVRDGGNRGFTKQSLQPQLLESSCPNIRMDPTICPADPTWMAFVHSNDLWVANVETGEERRLTFVHKDLVGVEEDSRSAGVASFVLQEEFDRYTGYWWCPRNETTPSGGQILRILYEENDESEVEIIHVTSPMLETRRTDSFRYPKAGTANPKVTFKLSEITVDSEGRVLEVIDKELRQPFEVLFTGCEYIARAGWTPDGKYAWAILLDRQQTRLQIVLFPPSLFVAPYKELSEHHRLADSGTECVTPLVIYEETTDIWINIHDILYFFPQTRDDEIQFLFASECKTGFRHLYRITSILRAASSGRAGADLLGLCDFRCPVKEEVAVTSGEWEVLGRHGSTIRVDEVNKLVFFEATKDTPLEHHLYVANYETPGEVKRLTDLGFSHSCCVSKHCDMFISRYSSQTLPHSVHLFKVKGTGSDPTQKDKEFWATLLESPGTVPGYIAPEIFSFPSRTGFTLYGMMYRPHQLQPGKKYPTVLFIYGGPQVQLVNNRFKGVKYFRLNTLASLGYVVVVIDNRGSCHRGLKFEGAFKYKMGQVEIDDQVEGLQYLAAKHSFIDLDRVGIHGWSYGGYLSLMALIQKPDIFRVAIAGAPVTLWIFYDTGYTERYMGHPDQNEHGYYLGSVAMQAEKFPSEPNRLLLLHGFLDENVHFAHTSILLSFLVRSGKPYDLQIYPQERHSIRVPESGEHYELHLLYYLQENLGSRIAVTKAL